A stretch of Physeter macrocephalus isolate SW-GA chromosome 6, ASM283717v5, whole genome shotgun sequence DNA encodes these proteins:
- the LRTM2 gene encoding leucine-rich repeat and transmembrane domain-containing protein 2, with protein MPAPGSGPELRTWSAPLRRQISWLTCWIALCTAEALPACPLPCTCDGHGLQVDCSGRGLAAPPPDLPAATRTLLLLNNRLSFLPGGAFASLSGLQRLDLSNNFLDGLPRTTFGELANLTELRLRNNSLRALDPELLRPLPRLRHLDLSLNGLARLPPGLFDGLPALRSLFLRANRLQSLDRRTFEPLAGLQLLQVGDNPWECDCHLRDFKHWLEWFSYRGGRLDQLACTLPKELRGKDMRVVPMEMFDYCSQLEDQNSSAGLEVPGPPCTKASPEPPKPKPGPEPEPEPGAACPQKQRPRPASVRRAMGTVIIAGVLCGVVCIMMVVAAAYGCIYASLMAKYHRELKKRQPLMGDPEGEREDQKQVSSVA; from the exons GGCTCACCTGCTGGATCGCCCTGTGCACGGCGGAGGCCCTCCCCGCCTGCCCCTTGCCCTGCACGTGTGACGGCCACGGCCTGCAGGTGGACTGCAGCGGCCGGGGCCTCGCCGCGCCGCCCCCGGACCTGCCGGCCGCCACCCGCACCCTCCTGCTCCTGAACAACAGGCTGAGCTTCCTGCCCGGCGGGGCCTTCGCCAGCCTGTCGGGCCTGCAGCGGCTGGACCTCTCCAACAACTTCCTGGACGGGCTGCCGCGGACCACCTTCGGGGAGCTGGCCAACCTGACGGAGCTGCGGCTGCGCAATAACAGCCTCCGCGCCCTGGACCCCGAGCTGCTGCGGCCCCTGCCGCGCCTGCGCCACCTCGACCTGTCCCTCAACGGCCTGGCCCGGCTCCCGCCCGGCCTCTTCGACGGGCTCCCCGCCCTGCGGTCCCTGTTCCTGCGCGCCAACCGCCTGCAGAGCCTGGACCGGCGGACCTTCGAGCCCCTGGCCGGCCTGCAGCTGCTGCAGGTGGGGGACAACCCCTGGGAGTGCGACTGCCACCTGCGGGACTTCAAGCACTGGCTAGAGTGGTTCTCCTACCGAG GCGGGCGCCTGGACCAGCTGGCCTGCACCCTGCCCAAGGAGCTGAGGGGGAAGGACATGCGCGTGGTCCCCATGGAGATGTTCGACTACTGCTCCCAGCTGGAGGACCAGAACAGCTCAGCCGGGCTGGAGGTCCCCGGGCCGCCCTGCACCAAGGCCAGCCCGGAGCCTCCCAAGCCCAAGCCGGGCcccgagcccgagcccgagcccggCGCCGCCTGCCCCCAGAAGCAGAGGCCGCGGCCCGCGAGCGTGCGGCGGGCCATGGGCACCGTGATCATCGCGGGGGTGCTCTGCGGTGTGGTCTGCATCATGATGGTGGTGGCCGCCGCCTACGGCTGCATCTACGCCTCCCTCATGGCCAAGTACCATCGGGAGCTCAAGAAGCGCCAGCCCCTGATGGGGGACCCGGAGGGCGAACGCGAGGACCAGAAGCAGGTCTCCTCTGTGGCCTGA